The following are encoded in a window of Chitinispirillales bacterium genomic DNA:
- a CDS encoding InlB B-repeat-containing protein produces MQNKNGFLKVAAALMIVAQMVSAATDITAKFTCPNFKAEVYKLIGKTSPTAILDSDVSGITYFDVSNKNITSIAGIEYFTGLTSLDCYLNQLTELDVSKNTKLQILNCNRNQLTKIDLLKNTNLWWMDCSNNQLTSLDLSMNTELLHFWCLDNQLTELDVSKNTKLQILNCNRNQLMTLDVSNNTDLFALECYINELTTLDVSKNTELTHFDCQINKLLVIDISKNIKLLHFDCSHNKLTTLDVQNNINLINLCCRDNQLTELNLSNNTVLESLRCDKNQLTILDLSKTNLCGFVEISRNLFDSEDDIKGLNKGNYGIYEYSPQRRKNTITFDSQGGSAVAPLIDILSFEKITEPAAPTKEYHSFRGWFTDEACT; encoded by the coding sequence ATGCAAAACAAAAACGGATTTCTAAAAGTAGCGGCGGCATTGATGATTGTCGCACAAATGGTATCGGCGGCGACAGACATTACCGCCAAGTTTACATGCCCGAATTTTAAAGCAGAGGTGTATAAGTTGATCGGGAAAACCTCACCGACTGCAATACTCGACAGTGATGTAAGCGGTATTACATATTTTGATGTGAGTAATAAAAACATAACAAGTATTGCCGGAATAGAATATTTTACAGGATTGACGAGTTTGGATTGCTACTTAAATCAATTAACCGAACTTGACGTGTCAAAGAATACTAAACTTCAAATATTGAATTGCAACAGAAATCAATTAACTAAAATTGATCTGCTAAAGAATACCAATCTGTGGTGGATGGATTGTTCTAACAATCAATTAACATCACTTGATTTATCTATGAATACCGAGCTGTTGCATTTTTGGTGTTTAGACAACCAATTAACCGAACTTGACGTGTCAAAGAATACTAAACTTCAAATATTGAATTGCAACAGAAATCAATTGATGACGCTTGATGTATCAAATAATACAGATCTGTTTGCTTTAGAATGCTATATCAACGAATTGACTACACTTGATGTATCGAAAAATACCGAGTTAACGCATTTTGATTGCCAAATTAACAAACTTCTTGTCATTGACATATCAAAAAACATAAAACTACTCCATTTTGATTGTTCTCACAACAAATTAACAACACTTGATGTTCAAAATAATATTAACCTTATAAATTTATGTTGCAGAGACAACCAATTGACTGAACTTAACCTGTCAAACAATACAGTTTTGGAAAGCTTGAGGTGCGACAAAAACCAATTAACTATACTTGACTTGTCAAAGACTAACCTGTGTGGATTTGTTGAAATAAGTCGTAACTTATTCGACAGCGAAGACGATATTAAAGGCTTGAACAAGGGAAATTACGGCATTTATGAATATTCACCTCAGCGTCGAAAGAACACTATAACGTTTGACTCACAAGGAGGCTCAGCGGTAGCCCCGCTCATAGACATATTGAGTTTTGAGAAGATTACCGAACCTGCCGCTCCGACAAAAGAGTATCACTCATTTCGCGGCTGGTTCACCGACGAAGCCTGCACTAA